In Pseudomonas sp. PDNC002, the DNA window CTCCTCGTAGGTTCGGAACACCGACAGGGACTGATGGCTGAACGGGATACCGAGCAGGCGCAGGCTGATCGCCACGCGGCGGACATAGGGGGAGTCAAGCATGCCGATCAAATGCGGAGGCTTCTGTTGCATGGGCGCATCCTGTTATTGGAGATTACATGGCGGGCGGCGCGGATTTGCGCGCGGTGCCCATGAATCTAGCGGCTTTGCCAGCCGGAAAATATCGACGATTAGTGACCGACTCGGTTAGGAAAACTTACATGAGCGCGTTGCCGCCGCTATCTGCCTTACGCAGCTTCGAGGCCGTCGCCCGGCTGGGGAGTGTGACGCTCGCCGCCAGCGAGCTGCACGTCACCCATTCGGCGGTCAGCCAGCAGGTGCGCCTGCTGGAGGGGCTGTTGGGCGTCACGCTGTTGCAGCGTGAAGGCCGGGGCCTACGCCTGAGCGAAGAGGGGCGGCTGTACGCCCTGCAGGTTCGCGGCGCCTTGCGCGACATCGCCGAGGCGACCCGCCTGGCGAAGGCGCGGCCGGGGGAGGACGAACTGGTGGTGGCGCTCACGCCATCCTTCGGCCAGAAATGGTTGCTGCCGCGCCTGCCCGGTTTTCGCGCGAGCCATCCCCGGTATCGCCTGCGCTTGCTGGCCAGCCTGGAAGTGATGGACCTGCGCCAGGGCCTGGCCGATGTTGCCATCCGCATCGGCCAGGGGCACTGGGAGGGCCTGGCTCAGCATCGCCTGTTCGAGGATGAGGTGGTGGTCGTCGCCGCGCCGGACTTCAATGGTGGGCGCCTACCGCAGACGCCCGAGGAAATCCTCCGCTGTCCCCGCGTCACCGGTTTCGAATCCTGGCTGGACTGGTGCCAGGCGGCGGGC includes these proteins:
- a CDS encoding LysR substrate-binding domain-containing protein, encoding MSALPPLSALRSFEAVARLGSVTLAASELHVTHSAVSQQVRLLEGLLGVTLLQREGRGLRLSEEGRLYALQVRGALRDIAEATRLAKARPGEDELVVALTPSFGQKWLLPRLPGFRASHPRYRLRLLASLEVMDLRQGLADVAIRIGQGHWEGLAQHRLFEDEVVVVAAPDFNGGRLPQTPEEILRCPRVTGFESWLDWCQAAGVAVPLEPAEFVVNDSNLSIEAVRMGQGIGLERRSLVAGALARGELVALSDLRVPYGFPYWLVWPEREAAQAKVAAFAGWLAGEVETYLRSIA